From Puntigrus tetrazona isolate hp1 chromosome 8, ASM1883169v1, whole genome shotgun sequence, the proteins below share one genomic window:
- the lmx1bb gene encoding LOW QUALITY PROTEIN: LIM homeobox transcription factor 1, beta b (The sequence of the model RefSeq protein was modified relative to this genomic sequence to represent the inferred CDS: inserted 2 bases in 2 codons; substituted 1 base at 1 genomic stop codon) has translation MLRGIESNEPPPPPPTPVAFRLLTHCGVVLKRILSVLNLERLFATKCSGCLEKIAXTEFVMRRSECVYHLNCFCCCVCDRQLRKGMSXVLKDGQLLCKNDYERRERPPGLCQPDDSDSEKSEDEELDIKPEKGSGGTGKGDDGKDXRRPKRPRAILTTQQRRAFKASFEVSSKPCRKVRETLAAETGLSVRVVQVWFQNQRAKMKKLARRQQQQQEQQNSQRLGQEVMSNRMEGMMNSYTPLAPAQQQMVAMENGYSTDPFQQGLTPPQMPGDHMNPYGNDSIFHDIDSDTSLTSLSDCFMASSGGLNLASRNPIDRLYSMQSSYFAS, from the exons ATGTTACGGGGGATCGAGAGCAATGAACCCCCACCCCCACCTCCCACCCCAGTCGCCTTTCGCCTGCTCACACACTGCGGTGTTGTTTTAAAGCGCATTCTTTCGGTGCTGAACTTGGAAAG GTTATTTGCGACCAAATGCAGCGGCTGCCTGGAGAAAATCG CCACAGAGTTTGTGATGCGGCGCTCAGAGTGCGTGTACCACCTTAACTGCTTCTGTTGCTGTGTATGTGACCGACAGCTGAGGAAAGGGATGAGTTAGGTCCTGAAGGACGGACAGCTGCTGTGCAAGAACGACTATGAGAGGAGAGAAAGACCTCCTGGGCTCTGTCAGCCCGATGACTCAGATTCAG AGAAAAGCGAAGATGAAGAGTTGGATATCAAGCCGGAAAAGGGTTCAGGAGGAACTGGGAAGGGAGATGATGGGAAAG CAAGAAGACCCAAGCGACCGCGTGCCATCCTTACCACGCAGCAGAGGCGTGCGTTCAAGGCATCCTTTGAGGTTTCTTCCAAACCATGCCGGAAG GTAAGAGAGACGCTGGCTGCAGAGACAGGCTTGAGTGTTCGCGTGGTTCAAGTGTGGTTCCAGAACCAAAGAGCTAAG ATGAAGAAGTTGGCGCGgagacagcagcagcaacaggaGCAGCAGAACTCCCAAAGGCTGGGCCAAG AGGTGATGTCCAATCGAATGGAGGGAATGATGAACTCCTATACACCATTGGCTCCCGCCCAACAACAGATGGTTGCTATGGAGAACGGTTACAGCACCGACCCTTTCCAGCAGGGCCTCACTCCTCCTCAAATGCCCGGTGACCACATGAACCCATATG GAAACGACTCGATATTCCACGACATTGACAGTGACACTTCATTGACCAGCCTTAGTGACTGCTTCATGGCCTCGTCCGGCGGGCTCAATCTGGCGAGTCGGAACCCCATCGACCGGCTCTATTCCATGCAGAGCTCCTACTTTGCTTCATGA